The sequence GATCTTAAACCGGCGACGTGGGACCGCGGCATGTGTGCAAATTCCGACAAGCGTCTGTGGGCAGGACTCGTCGACTTTTCCGCTGGCCCAGGCAACCTTCCGTTGCATGTGAATTCCCGCGGCCACGAGTATGTAGCGAATATTCTTGCGCGCTCCTAAAGTGTGTTCCTCGTTGGGGGTAGTTGCGGGCACTGTGGTGTTCGCGTAGCCTCGGGCGCATGACCGTTAATGAAAACGTAAATGAAAACAACTCTCAGCAAGGTGCGGAGGCCGTCCGTGGTGTGATTGCCCGCTCCAAGGGCGCTCCCGTGGAAACCGTCAACATCGTCGTGCCCGCCCCCGGTGAGCACGACGTCGTGGTGAAGGTGCAGGCCTGCGGCGTTTGCCACACGGATCTGGCCTACCGCGATGGTGACATTGAGGATGCCTTCCCGTTCCTGCTGGGCCACGAGGCCGCCGGTGTGGTGGAGCGCGTCGGCTCCGCCGTGACCCACGTGGAGGAGGGTGACTTCGTCATCCTCAACTGGCGCGCTGTCTGCGGCGAGTGCCGTGCGTGCCGCAAGGGCGAGCCGAAGTACTGCTTCAACACCCACAACGCGTCCAAGAAGATGACCCTTGAGGATGGCACCGAACTCACCCCGGCGCTGGGTATTGGTTCCTTTAGCGATAAGACCCTGGTCCATGAGGGACAGTGCACCAAGGTAGAGGACACTGACCCGGCTGCTGCTGGCCTGCTCGGCTGCGGCATTATGGCGGGCCTCGGTGCAGCCGTGAACACCGGCGATATCCAGCTGGGCGAGTCCGTGGCTGTCTTCGGCTGCGGCGGCGTGGGTACCGCAGCCATTGCCGGCGCGCAGCTGGCGGGGGCCGCAAAGATCATCGCCGTCGACCTTGACGAGAAGAAGCTTGAGACCGCTCGCGAGTTCGGCGCCACCGACACCATCTGCGCCAAGGACCTCTCTGAAGAGCAGGTTATTGAGGCCGTGCGTGAGCTTACCGATGGCTTCGGCACCGACGTCACCATCGACGCCGTTGGCATTCAGCCCACCTGGCGCCAGGCCTTCTACTCCCGTGACCACGCTGGCCGCATGGTCATGGTGGGCGTTCCGAACCTCACCGACCACGTCGACATCCCGGCTATTGACCTCTATGGCCGCGGCGGCTCCATCAAGCCGGCCTGGTACGGCGACTGCCTACCGGAGCGTGACTTCCCGGCCTACGTATCCCTGTCCAAGAACGGCCAGTTCCCGCTAGACAAGTTTGTTTCCGAGCGCATTGCGCTGGACGACGTCGAGGAGGCCTTCGAGACCATGAAGTCCGGCAAGGTTCTGCGCTCGGTCGTGGAACTCTAAAAGACGCGAGCCTGAAAGCCCGCCCGGAAAGGACCTAAGCATGAAGATTGAACAGTTTGAGACCTCTGGAAAGTTCCGTCTTGACGGCGGCGAGTGGGACGTGGACAACAACGTCTACATTGTGTCCGGCGGCCAGGAACTCTACATCGTGGACCCAGCGCACGATGCGGAGCGCATCTACAGCGAGGTGGGGGAGCGCTCTGTAACCGGCGTGCTCCTTACCCACGCCCACAATGACCACTGCGAGCTCGCACCGGAGATTGCTGAGCACTACGGCGTGCCGCTCTACCTCCACCCGGACGATGAACAGCTGTGGCGCGAAACCCATGCCGAGGCTGACTACACGGCCTTGGAAGATAACCAGGTCATCAAGGTCGGCGGCGAGGATCTCGTGGTCTTCCACACCCCGGGCCACTCCCCGGGCTGCGTTGTGCTGTACGACGCCACCGATAGCACCCTCCTCTCCGGTGACACCCTCTTTAACGGTGGCCCCGGTGCCACGGGGCGCAAGTACTCCGACTTCGATGTCATCATCGAGTCCCTGCGCAACCGCGTGCTCAACCTCCCGCCGGAGACCCGCGTCCTGCCGGGCCACGGCGATGAGACCACCGTGGGTGCGGAGGCCGCGCGTATCGATGAATACGTCGCCCGCGGCTACTAAGTGCTCATAAGAGCGCTTGAGTTATTAGCCCGCATGCTCCTCGAGGGGCGTGCGGGCTGCTTTTATGCCCACTGCCACCGTGGCGGCTAGTGATAGGCCGAACCATACCCAGGCATCCGCAATGCCTGCGCTGAATTGACGTGCCCTCTCTTGAATGGCGAACTGCGCATCAGTGCTCAGTGCGGCGGGTAACGTGGCGCTGCCATAGCTGAGGATGAACAGCGCACCAATCAGGATGAAGAACACTCCTGAGACGATGGAGAGCGTGTTCGTGCGCACGGGCCCAAGCGTGACCTCGCGCCCGCGCAGCCAACGCCACGAGCCGACATCGAAGCGCTCCCAGAGCGCCGCCAGCACGAACAGGGGCGCGGCCATTCCTAGCGCATAGGCCACCATGATGAGCCCGCCATACAGTGCGGATCCGGATGCCGCCGCCGTGGTCAACACAGCTCCCAACAACGGTCCCGCGCAGAAACCGGCAAACCCATAAACTGCGCCCAGCAGGAACACTCGTCCGCGGGCTTTACCGGACAAGGCAGCCATGCCGGGAATTCGGAACCCGCCGCCCAGCGCCGTGTACAGTCCCAGGGCAATGATGATCCACCCCGCTACAGCGATGACGTGATTGCGGTACTGCGCCAAGAATGCTGCCAAGCCCATGCCGATGGGCACCAGCGTGGTGCACAGCCCCAGGAAGAACACCACCGTCTTGGCCAGCAGTTCACGCTGCGAGGTGAAAGCGTAGGCAAAAAAGGCGGGGACCAGCAGCGCTGAACAGGGGCTGATGAGTGTGAGAACACCGGCGATGACCGCGCCGACAAGTCCGATGCTCATAGGCTCACCCCCACGGCATAGCCGCCCAGCAGGGCGGTCAGAATAACGAGGGCGATGAAAAGCCAGACGATAGGTGGTGTCTTAGGCATTGGCCGCTTTACCTAGCTGTTGCTGGATGACTTGGTCAAAGGCCTCAGCCGGTTGGGCGCCACCGATGAACTGATCTCCCACCACGAAGGCTGGGGTGCCCGAGATGCCAATCTGGGAGGCGTAGCTCGTGGCCGTTTCGATGACCTCTGAGTAGGTGTCATCCGTGGCCTCTTGGCGGAACTTCTTCAGGTCTTTCACGCCGGCCTTCTGCGCAAACTTCATGAAGTCCTCGATTCCAAACTCAGGGTGGCCGCTGATGTCCTTGCTGGCGGAGTAGAGCTCGTGCTTAAACTCCGCGAATTTGCCCTGTGCTGCAGCGGCGCGTCCGGCCTTGGCGGCCTCGACAGCGGCGGGGCCATTGACAGGGTAGTCGTTCCACTCGATGCGCACGAGCCCCTTGTCCACGTAGTGCTGCAGTGTCGGCTCTGTAACGTTGGCGTGACGAGAACAGAACGGGCACTCAAAATCGGAAAACTCCGAGATGACCACA is a genomic window of Corynebacterium singulare containing:
- a CDS encoding S-(hydroxymethyl)mycothiol dehydrogenase — translated: MTVNENVNENNSQQGAEAVRGVIARSKGAPVETVNIVVPAPGEHDVVVKVQACGVCHTDLAYRDGDIEDAFPFLLGHEAAGVVERVGSAVTHVEEGDFVILNWRAVCGECRACRKGEPKYCFNTHNASKKMTLEDGTELTPALGIGSFSDKTLVHEGQCTKVEDTDPAAAGLLGCGIMAGLGAAVNTGDIQLGESVAVFGCGGVGTAAIAGAQLAGAAKIIAVDLDEKKLETAREFGATDTICAKDLSEEQVIEAVRELTDGFGTDVTIDAVGIQPTWRQAFYSRDHAGRMVMVGVPNLTDHVDIPAIDLYGRGGSIKPAWYGDCLPERDFPAYVSLSKNGQFPLDKFVSERIALDDVEEAFETMKSGKVLRSVVEL
- a CDS encoding cytochrome c biogenesis CcdA family protein, whose translation is MSIGLVGAVIAGVLTLISPCSALLVPAFFAYAFTSQRELLAKTVVFFLGLCTTLVPIGMGLAAFLAQYRNHVIAVAGWIIIALGLYTALGGGFRIPGMAALSGKARGRVFLLGAVYGFAGFCAGPLLGAVLTTAAASGSALYGGLIMVAYALGMAAPLFVLAALWERFDVGSWRWLRGREVTLGPVRTNTLSIVSGVFFILIGALFILSYGSATLPAALSTDAQFAIQERARQFSAGIADAWVWFGLSLAATVAVGIKAARTPLEEHAG
- a CDS encoding MBL fold metallo-hydrolase: MKIEQFETSGKFRLDGGEWDVDNNVYIVSGGQELYIVDPAHDAERIYSEVGERSVTGVLLTHAHNDHCELAPEIAEHYGVPLYLHPDDEQLWRETHAEADYTALEDNQVIKVGGEDLVVFHTPGHSPGCVVLYDATDSTLLSGDTLFNGGPGATGRKYSDFDVIIESLRNRVLNLPPETRVLPGHGDETTVGAEAARIDEYVARGY
- a CDS encoding DsbA family protein, producing MPNQSSRPTSGPKKSVLSTISPVAWGLLVLVVILAVTIGFLLADRASSNTEGNAAAGEASSAATQPPTASQDLAKDADKATPGTKFSDGTGDPMMFGPGGDTMSGDITVVHRRKDNDPFAVGAVDAPVVISEFSDFECPFCSRHANVTEPTLQHYVDKGLVRIEWNDYPVNGPAAVEAAKAGRAAAAQGKFAEFKHELYSASKDISGHPEFGIEDFMKFAQKAGVKDLKKFRQEATDDTYSEVIETATSYASQIGISGTPAFVVGDQFIGGAQPAEAFDQVIQQQLGKAANA